TTTAACAGGAGGCGCCCCTGAAATGAACCCAAATTTCCGTTGGTTTGTTGAGGAAGCCGCTAAAGCTGGGGTAACCGATTTTATAGTTCGATCCAATTTAACCATTATCCGAGCCAACAAAAAGTATTTTGATTTACCAGAGTTTTTTAAAAAGCATAATGTACATGTAGTAAGCTCTATGCCACATTGGACAAAAGGTAAAACGGACAAACAACGTGGGGATGGTGTTTTTGCAAAATCTATAAAAGCGTTAAAAGAATTAAATGCGGTTGGTTACGGCATGCCAGACAGCAATTTACGTTTAGATTTAGTCTATAATCCGTCTGGAGCTTTTTTACCAGGCAACCAAGCAGCCATGGAAAAAGATTTTAAAAAGGCGCTTTTAGAAGATTTTGATATTCAGTTTCATAATTTATTTGCCATTACCAATTTACCTATTGCGCGATTTTTAGATTATTTAATTGCCTCCGAAAATTACGAGGATTATATGTATAGTTTAGTGGAAGCTTATAATCCCTCGGCTGTTAAAAATGTAATGTGTACCAATACACTTTCCATTAGTTGGGATGGCTATTTATATGATTGTGATTTTAACCAAATGTTAAATCTACCGGTTAATAGTTCGGTTAAACATATTTCAGAATATAATGAGGATTTACTAGAAGGTAGAAACATTATGATATCTCAACACTGCTACGGATGCACAGCAGGCGCAGGCAGCAGCTGCCAAGGTAGCGTCGTGGATTAGAATTGATAATAGCCCATTATGATAAAAAAAGTCACTTATTTATTATTGTTTTTTTTAACCGTTCAAACCAGTTTGGCTCAAGATTCTT
Above is a window of Bizionia sp. M204 DNA encoding:
- the arsS gene encoding arsenosugar biosynthesis radical SAM (seleno)protein ArsS (Some members of this family are selenoproteins.), coding for MIKSLKQQENALADSKRQLEILANGIFKTGELPTFKNKIAESNQFPLQAKKLEILQINVGYMCNQVCTHCHVDAGPDRKEIMTKETMLQCLEVIKNTGAHTLDLTGGAPEMNPNFRWFVEEAAKAGVTDFIVRSNLTIIRANKKYFDLPEFFKKHNVHVVSSMPHWTKGKTDKQRGDGVFAKSIKALKELNAVGYGMPDSNLRLDLVYNPSGAFLPGNQAAMEKDFKKALLEDFDIQFHNLFAITNLPIARFLDYLIASENYEDYMYSLVEAYNPSAVKNVMCTNTLSISWDGYLYDCDFNQMLNLPVNSSVKHISEYNEDLLEGRNIMISQHCYGCTAGAGSSCQGSVVD